The genomic stretch AAAACAAAATCCCCTATCTTGATCTCATCCGGACTGCAGCTATTATCGCCGTCATTTTTATCCATGTCTCCACCCCCTCTGCCTATCAATTCAACCAAATCAGCCGCTTTGACTGGTGGTTAGCCATCATCCTTGATTCTCTTTCCCGCTTTGCCGTCCCCTCTTTTCTTATGATTACCGGGCTACTGCTTCTCGACCCAA from Candidatus Shapirobacteria bacterium encodes the following:
- a CDS encoding acyltransferase family protein encodes the protein MSKNKIPYLDLIRTAAIIAVIFIHVSTPSAYQFNQISRFDWWLAIILDSLSRFAVPSFLMITGLLLLDP